The following proteins are encoded in a genomic region of Xanthomonas cassavae CFBP 4642:
- a CDS encoding HNH endonuclease gives METDTHVGDVIFPGGTTAPVAGSAVAAIQQLPTLRLLSLDAHGRVLDWINWQDAACLYARDAVSWTLGEPCMQIHGGISRLTGERSTLELHPIIAARGHARSRALDPTPTLSNTALFARDSQLCLYCGQHFSRPHLTRDHVMPVSKGGRDTWENVVTACFQCNSRKANRTPQQAHMPLLAVPYRPSWIEHLILSNRNILSDQMAFLRAQLPKRSKLSL, from the coding sequence ATGGAGACAGACACGCACGTAGGTGATGTGATCTTCCCCGGAGGCACCACTGCCCCGGTCGCGGGCAGCGCTGTCGCTGCAATCCAGCAGCTGCCCACCCTGCGCCTGCTCTCGCTCGATGCGCATGGCCGGGTCCTTGACTGGATCAACTGGCAGGATGCTGCCTGCCTGTATGCACGCGATGCGGTGTCCTGGACCCTGGGCGAACCCTGCATGCAGATCCACGGCGGCATCTCGCGGCTCACCGGCGAGCGCAGCACGCTGGAACTGCACCCCATCATCGCCGCCCGTGGCCATGCCCGCTCGCGCGCGCTGGACCCCACACCCACACTCAGCAATACCGCCCTGTTCGCGCGCGACTCGCAGCTGTGCCTGTATTGCGGCCAGCATTTCAGCCGCCCGCACCTGACCCGCGACCACGTGATGCCGGTCTCCAAGGGCGGGCGCGACACCTGGGAGAACGTGGTCACCGCCTGCTTCCAGTGCAATTCGCGCAAGGCCAACCGCACGCCGCAGCAGGCGCATATGCCGCTGCTGGCGGTGCCGTACCGGCCGAGCTGGATCGAGCACCTGATCCTGTCCAACCGCAACATCCTCTCCGACCAGATGGCGTTCCTGCGCGCCCAGTTGCCGAAGCGTTCGAAGTTGTCGCTGTAG
- the dxs gene encoding 1-deoxy-D-xylulose-5-phosphate synthase has product MIDSTRYPRLSRIQTPDDLRRFDEAELGAIADELRACLIESVGKSGGHFAAGLGVIELTVALHYLYQTPVDQLVWDVGHQTYPHKILTGRRDQIHTVKQKDGVAPFPKREESVYDTFGVGHSSTSISAALGMAIAAQRNGDDRKVVAVIGDGAMTAGMVYEALNHAGGMNPEPNLLVILNDNRMSISEAVGGLTKMLGRASGSRTLNAIREGGKKILGDKKNNPTARFVRRWEEHWKGMFVPSTLFEEMGFHYTGPIDGHDLPGLVGALKTLKTLKGPQLLHVITTKGKGYELAEGDQIGYHAVGPFDPSKGLVAKTGAKKPTYTDVFSDWVCDMAAAEPRLLVITPAMREGSGLVRFSKQYPQRYFDVAIAEQHAVTLAAGMATQGAKPVVAIYSTFLQRGYDQLVHDVAVQKLDVLFAIDRGGVVGPDGATHAGNLDLSFLRCVPHMVVMAPADEAECRQMLSTGVHYAGPAAVRYPRGTGPGVALDASLTTLPIGKAQLRHSGTRIALLGFGACVDAAEAVGRELGLTVVNMRFVKPLDKAMLLELARTHDGFVTIEDNVVAGGAGSGVSELLNAEGVLMAMLHLGLPDSFQHHASREDLLAEAGIDQAGIRAAVLKRWPHLMATSAPTLNAAAG; this is encoded by the coding sequence ATGATCGACTCCACCCGCTATCCGCGCCTGTCGCGTATCCAGACCCCCGACGACCTGCGCCGCTTCGACGAGGCCGAGCTTGGGGCCATCGCCGACGAGCTGCGCGCCTGCCTCATCGAATCGGTGGGCAAGAGCGGCGGGCACTTCGCGGCCGGGCTGGGCGTGATCGAACTCACCGTGGCCCTGCACTATCTCTACCAGACTCCGGTCGATCAGCTGGTGTGGGACGTCGGGCATCAGACCTACCCGCACAAGATCCTCACCGGCCGGCGCGACCAGATCCATACGGTCAAGCAGAAGGACGGCGTGGCGCCGTTCCCCAAGCGCGAAGAGAGCGTCTACGACACCTTTGGCGTTGGCCATTCGTCGACCTCGATCTCGGCCGCGCTCGGCATGGCGATCGCCGCGCAGCGCAACGGCGACGACCGCAAGGTGGTGGCGGTGATCGGCGACGGTGCGATGACCGCCGGCATGGTCTACGAGGCGCTCAACCACGCCGGCGGCATGAATCCGGAGCCGAACCTGTTGGTGATCCTCAACGACAACCGCATGTCGATCTCCGAAGCGGTGGGCGGGCTGACCAAGATGTTGGGCCGGGCAAGCGGCAGCCGCACCCTCAACGCCATCCGCGAGGGCGGCAAGAAGATCCTCGGCGACAAGAAGAACAACCCCACCGCGCGCTTCGTGCGGCGCTGGGAAGAACACTGGAAGGGCATGTTCGTGCCGTCCACGCTGTTCGAGGAAATGGGGTTCCACTACACCGGCCCGATCGATGGCCATGACCTACCCGGCCTGGTCGGTGCGCTGAAGACGCTCAAGACCCTCAAGGGCCCGCAGCTGCTGCACGTCATCACCACCAAGGGCAAGGGCTACGAGCTGGCCGAAGGCGACCAGATCGGCTATCACGCGGTTGGCCCGTTCGACCCGAGCAAGGGCCTGGTTGCCAAGACCGGCGCCAAGAAGCCCACTTATACCGATGTCTTCAGCGACTGGGTCTGCGACATGGCGGCCGCCGAACCCAGGCTGCTGGTGATCACCCCGGCAATGCGCGAGGGCTCGGGGCTGGTGCGCTTCAGCAAGCAATACCCGCAGCGCTACTTCGATGTGGCCATTGCCGAACAGCATGCGGTGACGCTGGCTGCCGGCATGGCGACCCAGGGCGCCAAGCCGGTGGTGGCGATCTATTCCACCTTCCTGCAGCGCGGCTACGACCAGCTGGTGCACGACGTGGCGGTGCAAAAGCTCGACGTGCTGTTTGCGATCGACCGCGGTGGCGTGGTCGGCCCGGATGGCGCCACCCATGCCGGCAACCTGGACCTGAGCTTCCTGCGCTGCGTGCCGCACATGGTGGTGATGGCGCCGGCCGACGAAGCCGAATGCCGCCAGATGCTGAGCACCGGCGTGCACTACGCAGGCCCGGCCGCGGTGCGCTACCCGCGCGGCACCGGCCCGGGCGTGGCACTGGATGCCTCGCTGACCACCCTGCCGATCGGCAAGGCGCAGCTGCGCCACAGCGGCACGCGTATCGCCCTGCTGGGCTTCGGCGCGTGCGTGGACGCCGCCGAGGCAGTGGGCCGCGAACTCGGCCTCACCGTGGTCAACATGCGCTTCGTCAAACCGCTGGACAAGGCGATGCTGCTGGAGCTTGCCCGGACCCACGACGGCTTCGTCACCATCGAGGACAACGTGGTGGCCGGCGGCGCGGGCTCGGGCGTGTCCGAGTTGCTCAACGCCGAGGGCGTGCTGATGGCGATGCTGCACCTGGGCCTGCCGGACAGTTTCCAGCACCATGCCAGCCGCGAAGACCTGCTGGCCGAGGCCGGCATCGACCAGGCTGGCATCCGCGCCGCCGTGCTCAAGCGCTGGCCGCACTTGATGGCCACCAGCGCGCCGACGCTGAACGCCGCGGCGGGCTGA
- a CDS encoding glycosyltransferase, with product MRIDLVAPPYSGHLHPILAIARQLAPHHDVHVISTPAAQARIQACGLRGAGVLDAQADRVLLEIANPPHAVGHHPVRLRRQLHDALGLMAQVGDALQGRWRTRRPDLVIADFTLPSAGLAAQAMGIAWWTSMPSPCVIETGDGPPAYFGGLLPATTLRQHAWHAIARRLTRGFKRTLHACYRRQMRACGLPALYRNDGSEAVYSPQCILALGVPSFEFAQHWPAALRLVGPQLCTPPAAVQAPQFLAGRRHVLVTLGTHLQWVKQRMDAVLRALAPQFPEVVFHFSDGDIAAPQQPACDNYRRLPYVDYAQYLHRYALVVHHGGAGILYACLAAGLPSIVYPLDYDQFDHAARLQAAGAAWWLRELDGLPALLRKALASSEPDPGVRRLQKELHDLQARGRIVELVDGFERTGAVPA from the coding sequence ATGCGCATTGATCTGGTCGCCCCGCCGTACAGCGGGCATCTGCATCCGATTCTGGCCATCGCCCGGCAGCTGGCGCCGCATCACGACGTGCACGTGATCAGCACGCCGGCTGCGCAGGCGCGTATCCAGGCATGTGGCTTGCGCGGTGCAGGTGTCCTGGATGCGCAAGCCGACCGCGTATTGCTGGAGATCGCCAACCCGCCGCATGCGGTCGGCCATCACCCCGTGCGTCTGCGCCGGCAGCTGCATGACGCGCTGGGATTGATGGCGCAGGTGGGCGATGCGCTGCAGGGGCGTTGGCGCACGCGGCGGCCGGACCTGGTGATCGCCGATTTCACCCTGCCTAGTGCCGGGCTGGCGGCGCAGGCGATGGGTATCGCCTGGTGGACCAGCATGCCGTCGCCCTGCGTGATCGAAACCGGCGACGGGCCGCCGGCTTACTTCGGTGGTCTGCTGCCTGCGACCACGCTGCGCCAGCATGCCTGGCATGCGATCGCCCGGCGGCTCACCCGCGGGTTCAAGCGCACCTTGCATGCCTGCTACCGGCGGCAGATGCGGGCCTGTGGACTGCCGGCGCTGTACCGAAACGATGGCAGCGAGGCGGTGTATTCGCCGCAGTGCATCCTGGCCTTGGGCGTACCGTCGTTCGAATTCGCGCAGCACTGGCCCGCCGCGCTGCGCCTCGTCGGGCCGCAATTGTGCACGCCGCCGGCAGCCGTGCAGGCACCGCAGTTTCTCGCCGGACGGCGGCATGTGCTGGTGACCCTGGGCACGCATCTGCAATGGGTCAAACAGCGCATGGATGCGGTGCTGCGCGCGCTGGCGCCGCAGTTTCCCGAGGTGGTGTTCCACTTCAGCGATGGCGATATCGCCGCGCCGCAGCAGCCGGCATGCGACAACTATCGGCGTCTGCCCTACGTGGACTATGCGCAGTACCTGCATCGCTATGCGTTGGTGGTTCACCACGGCGGTGCCGGCATCCTGTACGCCTGCCTGGCGGCCGGGCTGCCGTCCATCGTGTATCCACTGGACTACGACCAGTTCGACCACGCCGCGCGGTTGCAGGCCGCTGGTGCGGCATGGTGGCTGCGGGAACTGGATGGGCTGCCGGCGCTATTGCGCAAGGCACTGGCGTCTTCCGAGCCGGACCCGGGTGTGCGTCGGCTGCAGAAGGAGCTGCACGACCTGCAGGCGCGTGGCCGCATCGTGGAGCTGGTGGACGGGTTTGAGCGTACCGGCGCGGTGCCGGCGTAG
- a CDS encoding glycosyltransferase, with product MGLVSALAALYLVLLIVKTVAALWVMRRARMAPLRDATASQADVAILQPILGGDAQLQQVLAANLQALPQAHFLWLLDADDRAGNTVADALVAQYRQVRITRMQVPAAPPDLNPKAWKLQAALAQVQAPISLVLDDDAQLSATALAQLLRDLQHADLVTALPHYRDSDTLAGRLLAQFVNNNAALTYLGWLPFAAPLTINGMCYAARTERLRAWGGLGGVLDQLTDDLAVAALVRERGGRIRQSIAPVAMRTAMPDLPSYTRQMHRWMLFALILLCRQRIGIAGAISVLQGVPPLLLVALLLGICVQPGGWSIACGATLLLLRALLLCVVQWRSTGAVRHRPLLSVLAECLQPLHLLHAACVRSIAWRTWRYRVLADGRFRAQ from the coding sequence ATGGGCCTAGTGTCGGCCCTGGCAGCGCTCTATCTGGTCTTGCTCATCGTCAAGACCGTTGCGGCGCTGTGGGTGATGCGCCGCGCACGCATGGCGCCATTGCGCGACGCTACAGCCAGCCAGGCGGATGTGGCGATCCTGCAGCCCATCCTGGGAGGCGACGCGCAGTTGCAGCAGGTGCTGGCCGCCAACCTGCAGGCGCTGCCGCAGGCGCATTTCCTGTGGCTGCTGGACGCAGACGACCGCGCCGGCAACACGGTGGCCGATGCGCTTGTGGCGCAGTATCGGCAGGTACGCATTACCCGCATGCAGGTACCCGCCGCGCCGCCGGATCTCAATCCGAAGGCGTGGAAGCTGCAGGCGGCGCTTGCGCAGGTGCAGGCGCCGATCAGTCTGGTGCTGGATGACGATGCGCAGTTGAGCGCAACGGCGCTGGCGCAGTTGCTGCGCGATCTGCAGCACGCCGACCTGGTCACCGCGTTGCCGCATTACCGCGACAGCGACACCCTGGCCGGACGGCTGCTGGCGCAGTTCGTCAACAACAATGCCGCGCTCACCTATCTGGGCTGGCTGCCGTTCGCCGCGCCGCTGACCATCAACGGCATGTGCTACGCCGCGCGTACCGAACGCCTGCGTGCCTGGGGCGGTCTTGGCGGCGTGCTGGACCAGCTCACCGACGATCTGGCCGTGGCCGCCCTGGTGCGCGAACGTGGTGGCCGAATCCGGCAATCCATCGCCCCGGTGGCGATGCGTACCGCCATGCCGGATCTGCCCAGCTATACCCGTCAGATGCATCGCTGGATGCTGTTCGCCCTGATCCTGCTGTGCCGTCAGCGCATCGGTATCGCCGGTGCCATCTCGGTGCTGCAGGGGGTGCCGCCGCTGCTGTTGGTGGCCCTGTTGCTTGGCATCTGCGTGCAGCCCGGCGGCTGGTCCATCGCATGCGGGGCGACGCTCTTGCTGCTGCGCGCGCTGCTGCTGTGTGTGGTGCAGTGGCGCAGCACCGGGGCGGTACGCCATCGGCCGCTGCTGTCGGTCCTGGCCGAATGCCTGCAGCCGCTGCACCTGCTGCACGCGGCCTGCGTACGCAGCATCGCCTGGCGCACGTGGCGTTACCGCGTGCTGGCAGATGGTCGCTTCCGTGCGCAGTGA
- a CDS encoding NAD-dependent epimerase/dehydratase family protein: MSLRILVTGASGFVGGAFLRRFQGQPGVEIHGIGRRASALPNYHRIDLSQPFSLDWQPDVVIHAAALASPWGTRAQFHQHNVHATANVIDFCKRHGCPRLLYVSSSSVFYREEHQYDLDEDSPIVPAFVNTYAQTKYLGETLLETYPGQWSVVRPRAVFGPGDTVLFPRVIAAARKGALPRFVGQTQPVIGDLIYIDALCDYLYRAATAPQLQRAYNLTNAQPVDVQQLLLDVLARLHLPLPQREVRIGTALRMASAVEGAYRLLRLRSEPPITRFGVGVFAYSKTFNPQRMLADLGPPSVGLDEGVEAFVRWQAAQWA, encoded by the coding sequence ATGAGCCTGCGCATTCTCGTGACCGGTGCATCCGGTTTTGTCGGCGGCGCGTTCCTGCGGCGGTTCCAGGGGCAGCCCGGTGTGGAGATCCACGGCATCGGCCGCCGCGCCAGCGCGCTGCCGAACTATCACCGCATCGATCTGAGCCAGCCGTTCTCGCTGGACTGGCAACCGGATGTGGTGATCCACGCCGCCGCGCTGGCCTCGCCGTGGGGAACGCGCGCGCAGTTCCACCAGCACAACGTGCATGCCACCGCCAACGTCATCGACTTCTGCAAGCGGCACGGTTGCCCGCGCCTACTGTATGTCTCGTCCAGTTCGGTGTTCTACCGCGAGGAACATCAGTACGACCTGGACGAGGACAGCCCGATCGTCCCGGCCTTCGTCAACACCTATGCGCAGACCAAATACCTGGGTGAAACGCTGCTCGAGACGTATCCGGGCCAATGGTCGGTAGTGCGCCCGCGTGCGGTGTTCGGGCCGGGCGATACGGTGCTGTTTCCGCGCGTGATCGCGGCGGCCCGCAAGGGCGCGCTGCCGCGGTTTGTCGGCCAGACCCAGCCGGTGATCGGCGATCTGATCTACATCGATGCGCTGTGCGATTACCTCTACCGCGCTGCCACCGCACCGCAGCTGCAGCGCGCCTACAACCTCACCAATGCGCAGCCGGTGGACGTGCAGCAGCTGTTGCTGGATGTGCTGGCACGCCTGCACTTGCCGCTGCCGCAGCGTGAGGTGCGCATCGGCACGGCGCTGCGCATGGCCAGCGCGGTGGAGGGCGCGTATCGCTTGCTGCGGTTGCGCAGCGAGCCGCCGATCACGCGCTTCGGCGTGGGCGTGTTCGCGTATTCCAAGACCTTCAATCCGCAGCGCATGTTGGCCGATCTGGGGCCGCCCAGTGTCGGTCTGGACGAGGGCGTGGAGGCGTTCGTCCGCTGGCAGGCGGCGCAATGGGCCTAG
- a CDS encoding MBL fold metallo-hydrolase, whose translation MAPRVSLDLLRIGHCRHCERMVRADGHWHAVEFPALSVLIRHPQRGALLYDTGYAEHFFRATDPWPERLYRWTTPVTLPAHETLGAQLARRDVQLDEIAWCLISHFHADHIGGLRDLPNARFICLRADYAQLRSCSRLGGLRRALLPQLLPADFDRRLQFAEQAPQRALAGAWQGLGIAYDLFEDGSVLAVPLPGHVPGQMGLWLRDQQDRDVLLCADAVWSSATWAGLQWPAWPTRLVMHDWSAFQRTVQQLHGLSQAHPELVILPSHCQPSLDRYQPEWR comes from the coding sequence ATGGCGCCGCGCGTTTCCCTCGACCTGCTGCGCATCGGCCATTGCCGGCATTGCGAGCGCATGGTGCGCGCCGATGGGCATTGGCATGCGGTCGAGTTTCCGGCCTTGAGCGTGTTGATCCGGCACCCGCAGCGCGGCGCGCTGCTCTACGACACCGGCTATGCGGAGCATTTTTTTCGCGCCACCGATCCTTGGCCGGAACGCCTGTACCGCTGGACCACGCCGGTGACGCTGCCGGCGCACGAAACCCTGGGCGCGCAACTGGCGCGTCGTGACGTGCAGCTGGACGAGATCGCCTGGTGCCTGATATCGCATTTCCACGCCGACCATATTGGCGGCCTGCGCGATCTGCCGAACGCGCGTTTCATCTGTCTGCGCGCGGACTACGCGCAGCTGCGCAGCTGTTCGCGCCTGGGCGGGTTGCGGCGCGCGCTGTTGCCACAGCTGCTGCCGGCCGATTTCGATCGGCGCCTGCAGTTCGCCGAACAGGCGCCGCAGCGTGCATTGGCCGGTGCCTGGCAGGGCCTGGGCATTGCCTACGATCTGTTCGAAGACGGCAGCGTGCTCGCTGTGCCGCTGCCGGGACATGTGCCGGGGCAGATGGGGCTGTGGCTACGCGATCAACAGGACCGCGACGTATTGCTGTGCGCAGACGCGGTGTGGTCGTCGGCAACCTGGGCAGGGCTGCAATGGCCGGCCTGGCCCACCCGTTTGGTGATGCACGATTGGTCCGCCTTCCAGCGCACCGTGCAGCAGTTGCATGGCCTGTCGCAGGCGCATCCGGAGCTGGTCATCCTGCCTTCGCACTGCCAGCCCAGTCTCGACCGTTATCAACCGGAGTGGCGATGA
- a CDS encoding 3-oxoacyl-[acyl-carrier-protein] synthase III C-terminal domain-containing protein: MNALPLRILGTGRHVPAREVTSGELDARWQLPAGTTAARLGVVTRHYVGEGETASSMGAAAARQALDNAGIDGSQIDCLISACAVMEQPIPCQAVLIQRALGLGDSGIPAFDVNATCLSFLVALDMAASALALGRYRRVLIVSSEVASAGLDDANPGTAGLFGDGAAAVVVGRSSAEQDSALLSSRLASYGNGADLCRIGGGGTRAPHGEASAPAASRLFWMDGRGAYRFAARHLPTFWTQLLDEAGVAATALRWLVPHQASGGGLDHVVRALGLPAGQVVRILPTTGNQVAASLPHALHHAVVDRQLQRGELVALLGTGAGLAIGGMVLRY, translated from the coding sequence TTGAACGCATTGCCGCTGCGCATCCTGGGCACCGGGCGCCATGTCCCGGCGCGCGAAGTCACTTCGGGCGAGCTGGACGCGCGCTGGCAGTTGCCGGCTGGAACCACGGCCGCACGCCTGGGGGTTGTCACCCGCCACTACGTGGGCGAGGGCGAAACGGCATCGTCGATGGGAGCGGCCGCGGCGCGGCAGGCGTTGGACAATGCCGGCATCGACGGCAGCCAGATCGACTGCCTGATCTCGGCCTGTGCGGTCATGGAGCAACCGATTCCCTGTCAGGCGGTGCTGATCCAGCGCGCATTGGGCTTGGGCGATTCCGGCATTCCCGCATTCGATGTCAATGCCACCTGCCTGAGCTTCCTGGTGGCGCTGGACATGGCCGCCAGTGCACTGGCCCTGGGCCGCTATCGGCGCGTATTGATCGTCTCCAGCGAAGTGGCCTCGGCCGGGCTGGACGATGCCAACCCCGGCACTGCGGGATTGTTCGGCGATGGCGCTGCCGCGGTTGTGGTCGGGCGCAGCAGTGCAGAGCAGGACTCGGCGTTGCTGTCCAGCCGCCTTGCCAGTTATGGCAACGGCGCGGACCTGTGCCGCATCGGCGGCGGCGGCACCCGCGCGCCGCACGGAGAAGCAAGCGCACCCGCGGCCTCGCGCCTGTTCTGGATGGATGGCCGCGGCGCGTATCGCTTTGCCGCGCGTCACCTGCCGACGTTCTGGACGCAGCTGCTGGACGAGGCGGGGGTTGCGGCCACTGCGTTGCGCTGGCTGGTGCCGCACCAGGCCTCCGGTGGCGGCCTGGATCATGTGGTGCGGGCGCTGGGGCTGCCTGCCGGGCAGGTGGTGCGCATCCTGCCGACCACCGGCAACCAGGTGGCCGCCTCGTTGCCGCATGCCTTGCATCACGCCGTGGTGGATCGGCAACTGCAGCGCGGCGAGCTGGTCGCCTTGCTCGGTACCGGCGCCGGCCTGGCGATCGGTGGCATGGTGTTGCGCTACTGA
- a CDS encoding TraB/GumN family protein: MRHRAVGWGVGLMLVSLLAAASDTLPPKTAPVPPPVVDLEAMVVRGVQPGPGLWKVSKGDHVLWILGTQSPLPKRLQWQSSDVETIIGQSQQVLMAPTVQLDADMGFFGKLTLLPSAMKAMKNADGRELRQVLPPDLYARWSVAKARYIGNDRGVERKRPMLAAGELYQAALKRSGLARSPVIWSVVERAAKRAGIKPTPTALDYKITDPRQALKEFRAGGMDDTACFRSILVTVERDLPTMVERANAWSVGDIEALRQLPREDPQAACMSAMASSEAARKRGIDDLERRMREHWLGIASAALQRNRSTFAVLPISRLTARDGYLARLQALGYEVEAP; this comes from the coding sequence ATGCGACACAGGGCAGTGGGGTGGGGAGTGGGGCTGATGCTGGTGTCGCTGCTGGCGGCAGCCAGCGACACGTTGCCGCCGAAGACGGCACCGGTACCACCGCCGGTGGTGGATCTGGAAGCGATGGTTGTGCGCGGTGTGCAGCCCGGGCCCGGCTTGTGGAAGGTCAGCAAGGGCGACCACGTCTTGTGGATCCTGGGCACGCAGTCGCCGTTGCCCAAGCGCCTGCAATGGCAGTCGAGTGACGTGGAAACCATCATCGGCCAGTCCCAACAGGTGCTGATGGCGCCGACCGTGCAGCTCGATGCGGACATGGGGTTCTTCGGCAAACTCACCTTGCTGCCGTCGGCGATGAAGGCGATGAAGAACGCCGATGGCCGCGAACTGCGGCAGGTGTTGCCGCCCGATCTCTACGCGCGCTGGAGCGTGGCCAAGGCCCGCTACATCGGCAACGATCGCGGCGTGGAGCGCAAGCGCCCGATGCTGGCCGCTGGCGAGTTGTACCAGGCGGCGCTGAAACGGTCGGGTCTGGCCCGCTCGCCGGTGATCTGGTCGGTGGTGGAGCGTGCCGCCAAGCGCGCTGGTATCAAGCCGACACCGACTGCGCTGGACTACAAGATCACCGACCCGCGGCAGGCGCTCAAGGAATTTCGCGCCGGCGGCATGGACGACACTGCCTGTTTTCGCAGCATCCTGGTGACGGTGGAGCGCGATCTCCCCACCATGGTCGAACGCGCCAATGCCTGGTCGGTGGGCGACATCGAAGCGTTGCGCCAGTTGCCGCGCGAAGATCCGCAGGCGGCGTGCATGAGCGCGATGGCCAGTTCCGAAGCGGCCAGGAAGCGCGGCATCGACGATCTGGAGCGGCGCATGCGCGAACATTGGCTCGGCATCGCCAGCGCCGCATTGCAGCGCAATCGCAGCACCTTCGCGGTGTTGCCGATCAGTCGCTTGACCGCGCGCGACGGCTATCTGGCCCGCTTGCAGGCACTCGGCTACGAAGTGGAGGCGCCTTGA
- a CDS encoding cupin domain-containing protein: protein MHPTAAALIRSLDLAPHPEGGHFRRVYASARQVIDDGRVRPALTAIRFLLAAGECSAWHRVDAEETWQWQQGDALELLLYDEASGQLQRLILDAAERGEPMQVVPAGQWQAARSLGDFTLVGCTVSPGFVWEGFALLDPASPLAAHLATLAPG from the coding sequence ATGCATCCCACTGCCGCTGCCCTGATCCGCTCGCTCGACCTGGCCCCGCATCCGGAAGGCGGGCATTTCCGTCGCGTTTACGCCTCTGCCCGTCAGGTGATCGACGACGGACGGGTCCGTCCGGCGCTGACGGCTATCCGGTTTCTGCTGGCTGCAGGCGAATGCAGTGCCTGGCACCGCGTCGATGCCGAGGAAACCTGGCAGTGGCAGCAGGGCGACGCCCTGGAGTTGCTGCTCTATGACGAAGCCAGCGGACAACTGCAGCGGCTGATCCTGGACGCGGCCGAACGCGGCGAGCCGATGCAGGTGGTTCCCGCAGGGCAGTGGCAGGCGGCACGTTCGCTGGGCGACTTCACCCTGGTGGGATGCACGGTCTCGCCGGGCTTCGTCTGGGAAGGGTTTGCGCTCCTCGATCCCGCGTCGCCGTTGGCAGCGCATCTGGCAACGCTGGCCCCGGGCTGA
- a CDS encoding WecB/TagA/CpsF family glycosyltransferase, which translates to MMQGQRMHVDTTAAAVEAPPGVVIPLGGFPVLSTTQEAFALDLFHALAAQQRRRVFFANTNFVVQCQALRMRMREPSVRIVNDGIGMDLAARLIHGRRFAGNLNGTDLIPYLCRQSAQPLKFFLLGGRPGVGATAAATLTGTLGQQVVGMCDGYGEFAAAGEGLAERINRSGADVLLVAFGNPLQERWILDHGHALRVPLVFGVGALLDFLSGTARRAPDWVRRLHMEWMYRLLNEPRRLLKRYSWDLLVFFRTCLRAGKHLP; encoded by the coding sequence ATGATGCAGGGCCAGCGCATGCATGTGGACACAACTGCCGCCGCCGTCGAGGCGCCGCCGGGCGTGGTGATTCCGCTGGGCGGCTTTCCGGTGCTGTCCACGACCCAGGAAGCCTTCGCGTTGGACCTGTTCCATGCGTTGGCGGCGCAGCAACGGCGCCGGGTGTTCTTTGCCAATACCAATTTCGTCGTGCAGTGCCAGGCGTTGCGGATGCGCATGCGTGAACCCAGCGTGCGCATCGTCAACGATGGAATTGGAATGGATCTGGCGGCACGGTTGATTCATGGCCGCCGCTTCGCCGGAAACCTCAACGGTACCGACCTGATCCCATACCTGTGCCGGCAAAGCGCGCAGCCGTTGAAGTTCTTCCTGTTGGGCGGGCGTCCGGGTGTCGGCGCGACGGCGGCGGCAACCTTGACCGGAACGTTGGGGCAGCAGGTGGTCGGTATGTGCGATGGCTATGGCGAGTTTGCCGCCGCCGGCGAAGGCCTGGCCGAACGCATCAATCGGTCAGGCGCCGATGTGCTGCTGGTGGCGTTCGGCAATCCCCTGCAGGAGCGCTGGATTCTGGACCACGGCCACGCGCTGCGTGTCCCGTTGGTGTTCGGCGTCGGTGCGCTGCTAGACTTCCTGTCCGGCACTGCCCGGCGCGCGCCGGACTGGGTGCGCCGACTGCACATGGAGTGGATGTACCGGTTGCTCAACGAGCCGCGTCGCCTGCTCAAGCGTTATAGCTGGGACTTGCTGGTGTTTTTCCGCACCTGCCTGCGCGCGGGCAAGCATCTACCTTGA